The DNA segment GCCTGCGGCGCCCTCCCGCCGCGAACGGGTGCCTTGCGGCCTGGCGGGACATCTGGCAGATGAGCGGGCGGAACCACGCCGGGTCGGCCAGGGCCTCAGGCGGAGCCGCAGGCGTCCCGCTTACGGTGGTCTTCGACAAGCGAGACGCTTGTCGCTGCACAGGAGCCTGCAACCTGATCCGCGGCCAGAGCAGTGCACAGGTTGATCACGTCTGAGAACGACACGCCTTCCAAGCGGCCGTTGTCGAGCCTGAGGAGGGGCCTCCTGCGGTTCATCTCGCGGTCCCCCCGCTGCCGGCGTGGAAGCTGGCGATGGCCTCGGAAGTGCGCAGGAACCTGTCGTAGACGCGCAGGCGGTGAATGGCGGGTCCGATGCGGAGGGCGGCCGGGCACACGGGCGCGAGGGCGTCGGGATAGCGCGCCCAGCCGAACTGGCGGGCCTCGCCGCCGTCGCACAGCACGCCGTCCACGACGAATGAGATGATCCGCGGCCCCGCATCCACGATGGCCACGAGGTGGTGCGGCCGGCCCGGCCGGAGGAGCCCGGGATCGCAGTCCCACGCGAAGCGCGTCTTGCCATTGGCCATCTCGATGCGCACCGAGCCCTTCTCGGCAGTGGCCAGGGCCAGGCCCTCCCCCTGGAGCAGCACCTGCCCGGCCGCAAGGCTGTCGAGCGCGACCCAGAGGTCGAGCGACAGGCCGCCTGTCTCCGCGGCGGGGATGGGGCGGGGGAGGGCGGTGCTCCCCGTCTGAAGCTGCTCCCGGCCCAGGTCCAGCACGAGGCCCCTGCGTGCGACCTCCTTCGCCTCGCCTTGGCGCCACAGCCCTTCCAGCAGGGTGGGATTGATTTCGTGGATGCGGGCGAGCGTCTTCTGCGTCTCGGTGACCCAGAAGCGGCCGTCCTGCTCGATGAGGTCGGGGTAGCTCATGCGCATCCTCGGCTCGGGGTCGTAGAGCAGAATCTCGGGCTGCGACCAGTGGAGGAAGCCGTCCTTCTCCACGCCCCCCGCGATCCAGGCGGGGTTCCGGTCCTCGAAGCCCTTGCCGCTGTGGTTGTGGAACCAGAAGAGGTACTTGCCGTTGGAAGTCTTCCACAGCTTGGGGCAGGCGCGCGGGGTCTTCATCTTGCGGCCGCCCGGGGAGCAGGTCATGTGCTCGGGCGTGGTCCACGTGCGGCCGCCGTCGCGGCTGTAGGCGTGGCAGGGATGGCCGGTGGTGGTGCGGTAGACGCAGTAGAGGCTTCGGCCGTCGGCCAGGGGCACGAGGTTGTGCTCTTCCTGCACGGAGCCGAACTGGGGCGCGCGAATGCCGTGATCGCCCTCGGGCAGCAGCTCCCAGCGGAGCTTCGCGGGGTCGGGTTCGGCGAGCAGGTTGTCGGAGCGATAGACCCAGCCCTCGCCGTCGTCGAGCATGTACTTGCCGAGCTTGGTGAAGGCGAAGAGGAGGTCGGCGCCCACGGCCTTGGGCTTGTCAATGCTCCAGAAGATCTGCACCGCGCCCTTCCAGTCGTTGGCGCGGTCGCAGGCGGTGACACGCATGGGCAGGCGGTGGCGCTCGCGCGACCACGTGCGGCCGCCGTCGTCGGACCATTTGAGCACAAACCAGCCGAGCATGTCGGCGCGGGGCAGCGGCTTGCCGTCGGGCAGCGTCGAGAGCTTGTCGCCGTTGTAGCAGTAGACGCAATAGACGCGCCCGCCGGGCGTGACGATGGGCGAGCCGTAGGACGACGAGGGGCCGTCGGCGGGCTCGATGTCCACAAGCGGCGACCAGGTCTTGCCCTGGTCGGTGCTGCGGGTGGCCACCATGTGCTCGCCCCGGGCCCCCTCGTGGCCGCCCGCGGTCGTCAGCGTGCAGAGCCACGAGCCGTCGCGGTTGACGACCACATAGGGCTGGTCGCAGTAGCCCTCGACGGGAATGGGGTGGCCCGTGCGGATATTCCGCGGATCGCGGTCTCGCGTGTCCACAGCCTGTGCCTCCTGGGCGAGCGCGACGGCCGCAAGAAGCGCCAGCGCCGCCGAGCGTGCCAGCGGGGGACATCGCCTGTGCATGAGCACCCCCTTGGCGCAGAAGCCGCCTCGTGCGAAGCGTAGCGGACCAGGCCGCGGGTGTCAATGGGCGATCGGGCGGTTTGACTCGGTCTGCGGGCGGCGCTACGATGGGCGCAGCGAGACAGGGCGAGGGAGACGGCGACGTGTCCAGGCCGCTCAGCGCACCAGAGCTTGCTCGGTTCTGCGAGGCCGTGGGGGCGGAGGCCGCGCGCGTGGCGCGCGTGGGCGCCGCGGCCGAGGCCCTGTTCGCCCAGACTCCGCACCTCCACGGGCTCACGAAGACGATGAGGCCGCTGCTCGGGGTGGCCGCGGCCGTGCGCCAGGCGGCCCGCCGCGGCCGGCTCCGCGGGGCGATGCGAGCCTGCCTGCCGGCGCTCACGCCGTTCGAGCGGCGGCTCGCCCTGGGCGCCGCAGGCGAGCCGGCGGCGGCACAGGACGGCGGCAACGGCCGCGCCGCGGCCGAGCGCGAGGCGGCGCGGCGGATGGCGGCGCTCCTGGCCCTCGCCGAGGCCGCCACGCTCTCGGGGGCGCAGGACGCCACGTTCGCGGCGGCGCTGGACGACGGGCGCGAACTCGAGCTCCTCGTGACCGGCGGCGGGGCCGTCCGCGAGAGCGTCGCCGCCGTGAAAGCGGCCGCGCCGGTGTGGAACGCCGCCATGGCCCGCCCGCTCCGCACGGCGGCCCTCCACGCCGGCAAGACGCTTCCGAGCCGCATGGCGCCGGAGGCGACTCTCGCCGCCCTGGCGCGGCGCACGCTCCAGACCCACTGGGAGGCCTTCGCCGCGCGCCTCTACGGCCTCGGGTGCCGGGACGACATCGAGTTCGTCCACGAACTGCGGGTCGCGCTCCGCCGGCTGCGGGCCGCGCTGCGGGTCTTCAAGGCGGCGATAGACGGCCTGGCGCGGGCTCTTCTGGGCGAACTGAAGCGGCTCGCCGATGCGTTGGGCCACGTGCGCGATGCGGATGTGTTCCTGGCCTTCCTCCGGCGCCGGGCGGCGGAAGCGCCCGAGGAGCAGCGGCCCTTCCTCCGCGGCCTCGAACTCGCCGAGCGGCGCAAGCGAGGCCGCTTCCTCCGCACCCTGCGCGACACCTTCGAGTCGGCCGAGTTCGCCGCGTTCCGCGAGCGGTTCGACCCCGTGCTGACGGGGCGCACGGCGGCCGGCGGGCTGTGCGCGCTCGCGAAGGGCGAAGAGCCGGCCGCCGCGCACGCGCCCAAGGCGCTGGCCAAGCGGCTGAGGTCGGCGGCGAGGCTGGGCCGGGGCCTCGCCCGGGCCTCGGCAGCGCGCCAGCACGCGCTGCGGATCGCGTGCAAGAAGCTCCGCTACACGGCCGAGTTCTTCGCGGCCCTGTATCCACACGGCCTCGCCGCCGTGATCGAGCCGATGGCCCTGATGCAGGACGCGCTGGGCGATGTGCACGACGCCGATGTTTACAGGGAGCGCGTCATCCGGTATCATACCTACCGGAAGGCCGAGGCGCACGAGCCGGCCACCGCGCGCGCGGTGGACGCGCTGCTGGAGTTCCTGGAAGCCCAGCGCGCCGACGCGCTCGGCAGGGCCGTGGACGTCTGGAGGTCCTTCACCACGGGCAAGAAGGCGCGCAAAGCGATCAAGGCCATCCTGTGAACCATCGCTCGGGGGGTCTGCATTGGGCAAGCAAGGGCGCGACAAGCTCTATCTCGGCGTGGACGTGGGCGGCACCAAGATCCTCGCCGCGCTGGTCGCTCCGAACGGCCAGATCGTGGCCCGCGAACGGAGCGAGACCCCGCGCGAAGAGCCGCCGCGGGCCTCGGTGAGGGCCATCCTGGCTGCCATGGACGGCGCTCTGGACGCGGCCGGCGTGAGGGCGAGCCGCCTCGCGGCCATCGGGCTCGCCATCCCGGGCGTCGTGGACCCCGACAAGGGGCGAGTGGTGGTCACCCCGAACATGAACCTCTCCGGGATGCAGATCGCCTCCGCCGTCCGCAAGGTCTACCCCGTGCCCGTGGCCGTCGGCAACGACGTGAACCTGGGCACCCTGGGCGAGAAGTGGCTCGGCGCGGCACGCCGGGCGAAGAGCGCCGTGGGCATCTTCGTGGGCACAGGCATCGGCGGCGGCGTGATCGTGGACGGCCGCCTCGTGCGCGGCGCCCGCGAGGCCGCCGGCGAGATCGGCCACATCGTCATGCTGCCCGGCGGCCCCCGGTGCGGCTGCGGCAACCACGGGTGCCTCGAGGCCCTGGCCAGCCGCTCGGCCATCGAGCGCGAGCTGCGCGCCGGCATGGCCGCCGGCCGCCGCACGTGCCTGAGCAAGCTGCTCGGCGGGAAACGCGGCCCCATCAAGAGCAAGGTGCTCCGCCGCGCCCTCAAGGCGCGCGACCCCCTGGTCACCGAGGTGGTCCGCCGGGCCGCCGAAATCCTCGGCTACGCCTGCCTCACCGTGCGTCACCTGGTGGACCCCGACGTCATCGTGCTCGGCGGCGGCGTGATCGAGGCGTGCGGCGGCTTCGTGCTCCCCATCGTGCAGAAGATCGTGCAGGCCGACGCACTCCCCGGCGCGCGCAAGGGCGGCGACGTCGTGCCGTCCGAACTCGGTGACGACGCCGTGGCGCTCGGGGCCGCGGCGCTGGCGATGGAGGCCGTCGGCAAGTCCCCGCTTCTATCCCCTTGAGGCCGAGCGTTGCCGTGACGTCCACGCCCAAGACCGAGTGCGCGCTGGCCCTGGCCCTGCGCCGCTGCGCCGACACCGCACACCTGCGCCACGTGGCGCGGCTGGCCGACCTCCTCTTCGACGCCCTGCGGCCCCTGCACAGGCTCGGAGAAGGCCCTCGCGAACTCCTGGCCTGTGCGGCCCTGTTGCATGATATCGGCCTGGATACGGCGATCACGGGCCACCATCGGGCCGCCTTGCGCCTCATCCTGGAAGCCCACCTCCCGGCGCTGAGCCTGGAGGAGAAACGGATCGTCGCCAACGTGGCCCGATACCACAGGAAGGCCTTGCCCTCGCCGAGGCATCCTGAGTTCCGCCTCCTGTCGCCCCCTGCCCAGGGACTGGTCTGCCGCCTTGCCGCGCTGCTCCGCGTCGCCGACGGCCTCGACCGCGACCACACGGGCGCTGTCGCCTCGCTCTCGGCCGCCCTCACGCGGCCGGGCGCGTGGACGCTGTGGATTGACGGCCCGGGCGACTTGGAGCATGCCGCCTGGGGGGCGGCCCGCAAGGCCGACCTCTTCGAGCGCGCCTATGGGGCGAAACTGGTCGTGACGCCGCGGCCCGACCGCGATGGAACGCGGAACGCGACTATGCTATGATCCCGCCGTGACAGGTGTCCCCTTCCTTCAGGAGGCTGACCGTGAGGATGCGACGTTGGTGCGTGTGGGCTGGGCTGTTCGTCGTCGTGGCCTGCGGTGCCGCGGGGCAGGTCCTGGCCGGCGAGGCGGAGGGCTGGACCGAGCTCTTCAACGGCAAGGACCTCGCGAACTGGGACGTCCTCGGCTGCGAGGCCGAGGTGCAGGACGGCGCGCTGCTCATCAAGAGCGGCAACGGCCTCGTCCAGACCAAGGAGCAGTTCGCGGACTTCGTGCTCGACGTGGAGTGGAAGGCCCTGAAGGCGGACCGGTGGGACTCCGGCATCTACTTCCGCTACACGGAGGTGCCGAAGGGCCGTCCCTGGCCGCCCCGCTACCAGGCCAACCTCGCCAAGGGAATCGAGGGCAATGTCGCCGAGCTCAAGGGCGCCTCGAGCAAGGGCCTGGTCAAGAACGGAGAATGGAACCGCTTCGTCCTCACAGTGCAGGGCACGAAGGCGAGCCTGGAGATCAACGGCAAGCCCGCGTGGGAAGCCGACGGCATCCAGGTGCCCAAGGGCTTCCTCTCGCTCCAGGCCGAAGTGCCCCAGGGCGGCCAGTTCCTCTTCAGAAACGTCCGCATCAAAGTGCTGCCCGAGACCAAGTAGGAGCCCCGGCGTGACCCCGAAGGAACGCGTCCTCACCACCCTGGCCCATCGCGAGCCCGACCGCATTCCCTGGGGCGAGCACTCGATTGACTACAACGTCTACGAGGACATCCTGGGCCGCAAGACCCTCGTCCAGGCCAAGTTCCGCGAGACCCTCGCCTGGTGGGAGGGCCGCCGCGACGAGATCGTCGAGTGCGTCAAGCGCGACCGCCTCGACCTCATCCGCGCGCTCGAGATGGACATCATCTTCATCAGCCGTGTGCCGCCCAAGGGCTACAAGCCCGAGCCGCTGGAGAAGCTCGACGACGACACCTACCGCGACAAGGCGGGCAACCTCTACCGCATCTCCGCCACCACCCACGACCTGATGCCCTACAAGCGCGTTGCCGCGCCCGCCGAGCCCCCGAAGATCGCCGACCTTGAGGCCACCCTCGACCGCGTGGAGAGCGAGCCGATCACCCTCCCCGACGAGTCCGAATGGGAGGCCGTCCGCCACATGGTCAAGGAGGCGGGCCAGACCCACTTCATCCTGCTCATGTGGGGCGACATCTCGTTCCCCTCGTTCGGCCACACGGACGAGGAGCAACTCATGAACCTCGCCCTCTACCCCCAGGAATGCGCCCTGATCACGAAGATCGCCGGCAAGCGGCTCGTTCGGGGCCTCGACCTGCTTGCCAAAGTGAACCTGGGCATTGACGGCATCATGCCCTGCGGCGACCTGGGCTCCTCCACCGGCATGCTCGCCAGCCCCCGCTGGTATCGCGAGCACGTGTGGCCCTGGCACAAGGCATTCTGCGACAAGGCCCACGCGATGGGGCTCAAGGTCCTCAAGCACTGCTGCGGCAACACCAACGCCGTGGAAGAGGACCTCGCCGCGGCCGGCTACGACGCGCACGAGGCCCTCCAGCACAGCGGGGGCATGGACCTCCGCGACCTCAAGAGGCGCGTCGGCGCCAAGATGACGCTCTGGAGCGGCATCTGGCACGAGCACATCATCCTGGGCACGCCCGAGGACATCCGCCGCGACGCCGCCTACGCCTTCGAGCACGCTGCCCCGGGCGGCGGCTACATCATGGGCTCCAGCCACTCGCTGGCCGTGGACGCCAAGCGCGAGAACATCCTCGAGATGAAGCGCTGCCGCGACAACTGGGGCGTCTACCCGATCGACCCGAAGCGGTTCGTGTGAAGCGCAAGACTCACACCACGTCCAGGCTCGTCATCGGGTGCCAGCCGTCGGGCAGCACGGGTTCGATGGCGAGGCGCACGCGGGGGGTGAGGGTGGCCGCGTCCACGAGGCCGATGTCCACCTTCGTCTCGCCGCGCTCGAGGGCGGGGGGGAAGACGATCTCGTCGCTGAACCAGGTGTGGTCGGGCATCCAGGCGCGCACGTCGGCATTGGAGAGCACGATGTGCTCCTCGCCTCCCTGCCGGAAGCGGAACGCGAGGCGATACGGGCGGTAGATTGGCGCCACGCCCACATTGTCCACGAACATTTCAAAGGCGATCCGCTGCCCAGGCTTGGCCTCCAGGGGCAGAATCATCTGCCGCAGGACGAAGCGGTAGCCCATCCGACGGTTGAAGGCGTCTATCTTCTCGCGCACCGCGTCGGGGATGTAGGACGACTTGGGCATGAAGACCGACAGGTGGTACTTGAGCCCCTGGTCGAGAATCCAATCCACGTCCCAGCCCTCCTTCACCCAGTGGCCCACGGTCCAGCACGTCTCGAGGGTCACGGGGGCGGTCTTCCAGGCATCGGCGACGCCGCACTGAACGACCTCCTTGGGGTAGAGGTCGAGCATGTGGCACCAGCACAGGTCGTCGGGCACGATGCCCGGGGCCTTCGCGCGGCTGAGGTCGCCGAAGCAGTCGGCCCGCCAGCCGATGCGGCGGCCGGTGTTGGCGGCGTGGGCGCAGCCGTGGGTGCCGAGCATCGAGACGAGCTGGGTCCGGCGGAAGCCGTGCAGATAGATGTCGGTGAGGCGTGCCGCGGTGTCGGGCGTCGCGTTGCCGCCGGTCTCGCCGCAGGGGCCGGCGTAGGCGATGTCGAAGCTCTCGAGATCGGGGTGGCCGTCGTAGCGTTCGGCGAAGGCGCGAACGAAGCCGCCCCAGTGCTCGAGGTAGAGCGGGTCGTTGGCGTCGGGCTCGCGGCGGCCCTCCATCTTGCCGCCGGCGAGGGCGCGGGCGCCGAGGGCCCAATACCAGTCGGGCATCGCCCGCACGTACGGCTGCACGCGCACCTGCACCGTCTGGCCCCGCACGCGCCCCGCCTCGAGGGCACCGTCCACTATGTCCCACCGGAACCTGCCCTTCTCGGGCTCGAGGGCGCGCCAGGTCCATCGGCAGTAGGCGAGCGTGGTGTCGGGGTATTGGGGGTTCGCCAGGTTGCCGTCGAAGGGTTCGAAGACCTCGGGGCCGTGCTCGTCGTCCCAGGTGAGACCCGGGAAGAGGGGAGCGCCGTTGAAGCGCTGGAACGTGGTGGTGCCCTTGTGGGGATTGGGCAGATTGGCGCCCGACTCCTTGGGCCGCACGCGCTGAATGACTTCCTGGGGGCCGAACACATCTCGCCACCTTGATCGGCCGGCTGCGCTCATGGGCATCTCCTGTGCGCACAGTCGAGAGACCTGCCGGCGGGAATCATAGCGGCGCGGCGGCCGGAGAGTCAAGCCCGGACACCCAGGTGCGGGGACGCCGGGCTGAAGACAGCCTTTCGCGGAAGCGCGCCCCCTGGCGGCTGGGTAACGCCTCAGACGACCGAGGCGGATTTTGCAGTGCGGCCTTCAGCCGTATCCTCAGTTTGTAGTGCGGCCTTCAGGCCGTATCCTCGACGTCCAGTACGGGCTGAAGCCCGCACTACGAACTGCCCCGCCCACTGAGGTGCGTGCCAGAGGCCCCACTTCATTCGGCTGCGGTGCCGGTTTCCGCTCCTTGACAGGCCCGGCGGCAGGGCCTACAATGTGCCCGGTGGCGTCGAGTCTCGAGTCGCCAATCGAGGTGCACTATGGGTGCCAGCATCGAGGCCCGCGCGGCGGAGTTCGCCCGGGAGTTCGCCGCGCTTCGGAACGCGGTCGGCCAGGTGATCGTGGGGCACGAGGAGGTGCTGGAGGGCGTGCTGACGGGCCTCTACGCGGCCGGCCACTGCTTGCTGGAGGGCGCGCCCGGCCTCGGGAAGACCCTGCTGGTGAGGACCCTGAGCGACGCGCTGGATGTGACGTTCGCGCGCGTGCAGTTCACGCCGGACCTGATGCCCGCCGACATCATGGGCACGAACCTGCTGGCCGAGGACGAGGCGGGGCGCCGCACGTTCCGCTTCCAGCCGGGGCCGCTGTTTGCGAACCTGGTGCTGGCCGACGAAGTGAACCGCGCGACGCCGAAGACTCAATCGGCCCTCCTCGAGGCGATGCAGGAGGGCACGGTCACGGTGGGCCGCGCGACGCATCCGCTGCCGGCGCCGTTCTTCGTGCTGGCCACGCAGAACCCGATCGAGATGGAAGGCACGTACCCGCTGCCCGAGGCGCAGCTCGACCGCTTCCTGTTCAAGCTCCTGGTGCGCTACTCGAGCCGCGAAGAGCTGAACACGATCCTCGAGCGCACCACGGAGGCGGCCGCGCCGAGGACCGGCAAGGTGCTGGACGGGCCCAGGGTGCTGGACGGAGTGGCCCTGGCGCGGCAGGTGGTCGTGGCGCCCCACGTGCGCGACTACGCCGCGCGGCTCGTGCTGGCGACCCATCCCGGCGGCGAGTTCGCGGTGGACCTTGTCAACCGGTTCGTCCGCTACGGCGCCAGCCCGCGGGGAGCGCAGGCCCTGATCCTGGCGGGCAAGGTGCGGGCGCTCGCCAGCGGCAGGTACAACGTCGGCTTCGAGGACGTGCGGGCCTTCGCGGCCCCTGCCTTGCGGCACCGCCTCATTCTGAACTTCGAGGGCGAGGCCGAGGGCGTGACGACCGACCAGATCATTGCGCAGGCGGTGGAGAGGACTCCTGTGTCGCCGGTGCGGTGAAGCCGAGCAGCGGCTGGAGGTCCCCCTCATCCAGATTGACGATGCGGAAGGCTCGGGTGAAGCCGCCCTGCGCCCAGAGCCGCGCGGCCTCCGCGGGGTCCGTGGCCACCCGCAGGTTGCGATCCGCGTAGTAGGTCACCTGGCGCAGATTGTGGTACCGGTCGGCCCAGAGCAGAATCCGGTCCTCGAACCGGGTGTTCGCCCGCAGGTGCTCGGCGAGCCGGGCCTGGCCGGGATAGAAGGCGTCGAGAGCTGCGCCCCGGCGCGCGGGCGCGAGCTTGTGCTGGGCCTCGAAGCCGGCGGCGGCCAGGAGCACCAGGGCCGCGAGGGGCCACACCGGGCTCCTTCCGCGGCGCCAGACTGCCGCGAGCGCCATCCCGGAAAGCAGGGCGATCGGGATGGCGAGATAGAACTGATAGTAGATGTGAACGTAAGCGCCCTGGCGGAAGGCCAAGACGTTGAGCAGCGCCCAGGCGGCCAGCGTGGCGACGAGCAGCAGGCCGCCGGAGCGGGGGCGGCCGAGGCCCAGCACGCACGCAGCCGCAAGGGCGGCGGATACCCCGCTGAAGCCGCGCCAGAAGTAGACGCCCATCCGGCTCACGAAGTCGGCGGCCCCGAACGAGCCCTCGGCGGCGCGGTCGCTCGCCCGGGTCCCGAGCCGATGGCCCAGCGCCCGCCAGAGCTCGCCCAGCCCACCCTCGACGAGGGCGACGTGGCCCAGCACCGCCAGGAATCCCAGCGCCCCGAAGGCGGCCGGGAGGAGCAGCCACGGCGCGCCCTTGCGCCGCAGGGCGGTGTGATAGGCGAGGAGCAGCCAGGGGACGGCGGCCACGACCCATGCGAACCACACGCCCAGGCAGGCCGCGGCCGACATCGCGGCGAGCCAGCGCCGCCGCCCGTCGCGTTGCCAGCGGAGATAGAGGAGCGTGAGCAGGAGAGCGAAGAAGGCCGCCGGGGCTTCGTGGTCGGGCATCCGGCCGTAGAGCGCGACCATTGGCTGAAGAACGAAGGTGGTCGCCGCGAGGAATGCCGCCGCCTCGCCGGCCACCTGGCGCGCGATGCGGTGCAGGCACGCCGCCGCCCCGAGGGTGAAGAGGAGGAAGAGCAGGCGGGCCGCCCCTTCGCTCTCGCCCAGCGCCGCGAAGCCCGCCGCCAGCGCGAGCGAGACGCCGGGCGGGTGGTGGGCGTAGAAGCGGAACTCGTCGGGCCGGAGCTGCCCCGCGTTGCACACCTGGCCGCCGCGCGTGGCGCGGAGGCCGTGGCGCAGGTAGTTCCGCGCGGCGGTGCTGTAGAGGGCGCCGTTGGCATCGAACGAGCCGTACCACCCCGCGCGAAGGCCCACGCCCATCAGGCACGCCCCGACGGCGATGGGCAAGCCCAGGCTGAGCACGGCAGAGGCACGCATCGCGTCCTCGCGAGGCAAGCGCTGGAAAGAAGCCGCGTGTTCGCCTATAATACGCCTCGGTGGGGCGGCGTCAATCGGCGGTTGCGGAGCGCGGCGTGCGAATCCTGCTGACGAACGACGACGGGATCAACGCGCCCGGCCTCGCGGCGCTGCGAAGAGCGGCCTGCGGGTTGGGCGAGGTGGCGGTGGTGGCGCCCGACACCGAGCGCAGCGGGGTGGCCCACTCGATCACGCTGGCCCAGCCCCTCCGCATCCGGCGTATCTACCACGGCGAGGAGTTCTTCGGGTTCGGCATCAACGGCGCGCCGGCCGATTGCGTGAAACTGGCCTGCCGTGAGATTCTGGGCGCGCTCCCCGACCTCCTCCTCTCCGGGATCAACCTGGGCTGCAACGCGGGCATCAATGTGCTGTACTCGGGCACGGTGGCGGCGGCCATCGAGGGCGCCATGCTGGGCATTCCCTCCGTGGCGTTCTCCGTGGGGGAGGTCGAGAAGCCCGATTTCGAGCAGGCGGGCCGCGTGGCGCGCGCAGTGCTCGACCTGGTGCTGGCCTCGGCCATGCCGCGGCGCACGCTGCTGAATGTGAACATCCCCGGCAGCGGCGCCGGCGTGAAGGGCATCCGCCTGACGCACCAGAGCCGCACGACCTACCACGAGCTCTACGAGAAGCGCCTGGACCCGTGGGGGAGAGCCTACTTCTGGATCACGGCGGAGCTGGCGCGCGACTACGAGCAGGAGCCCGAGAGCGACCTGCGCGCCTTGGCCGAGGGCTACGTGTCGGTGACGCCGCTGCACTACGACCTGACCGACTACGAGGCGATCCCCGCGCTGCGCGCGCGGTTGGACAGGGACTCCCCGCTCGGCGTGGATTGACGCGGCGGTCTCAGGTGGGCAGCCGCGCCTCGTGGGCGAAGCGGCGCAAGAGGTCGGCCTGGGCCTGGGTGAGGTTCTTGGGGGCCGTGATCCTGATCCGCACGTAGTGGTCGCCGTGTTCTCCGGCGGGGGTGGGCGCGCCTTTGCCGCGCAGGCGGAGCTTGGCGCCGCTGCTCGTGCCCGGCGGGATGCGGAGCTGGACCTCGCCCGCGAGGGTGCGGACGGGCACCGTGGTGCCCAGGGCGGCCTGGACGATGTTGATCTCGACATCGGAGTAGATGTCGTGCCCGTGGCGCTCGAAGAGCGAGTGGGGGCGGATGTGAATCTCCAGGTATCGGTCGCCGGGCGGCCCGCCGCCGGCTCCCGGCTCGCCCTCGCCGGAGAGGCGGATGCGGGCGCCCTCCTGCACCCCGCGGGGTATCTTGACGGAGAGGCTGCGCAGGCGGAGCGCGCGCCCCTGGCCGCCGCAGGCCGGGCAGGGATTCGTCACGCGCTGGCCGCGCCCCAGGCAGTCGGGGCAGGGCCGGGAGAACGAGAAGCAGCCCTGTGCGGCCTGCACCGTGCCGGTGCCGCGGCAGGTGGCGCAGGGCTTGGGCGTGGAGCCGGGCCGCGCGCCGGTTCCGCGGCACGTGGCGCACGCCTCGGCCCGCTGCACGCGCAGAGCCACCGTGCCGCCGTTGATGGCCGTCTCGAACGGGATCTCGATGGTCTGGACGATGTCGTCGCCGCGGCGGGGTCCGGCGGCCCCGCCCGGCGGGCGCTCGCCGAAGAAGCTGGAGAAGATGTCGGAGAAGTCGAAGCCCGCGGCGCGCCCGCCCTGTGCCCCCCGGGCGCCGCTCGAGCGCAGGAAGTCGCTCAGGTCCGAGAAATCGCCCGTGGCGAAGCCGCGCGCCCGCGCCTCGCGCAGGCGGTCGTACTGGCGGCGCTTCTCGTCGTCGCTCAGGACGTCGTGCGCGACCGAGATCTCCTTGAAGCGGCGCTCGGCGTTCTTGTCGCCCGGGTTGCGGTCGGGGTGGTACTTCTTGGCGAGCTTGCGGAAGGCGCGGTTTATCTCGTCCTTGGTGGCCTTCTTATCCACGCCCAGGCACTGGTAATAGTCTGGTTCGTCCATCGGCTCATGGCTCCCGGGTGGGCTGGCGATTGAAAGCTTCATTATAGGCGTGGAACAGCCTGGGCGCAAGACGGACGAGACAGGGGCGAGGGGGGAATCGTAAGCAGCTCTCGTTGCGGAAATCCCCGGAATGGGGGAGGGCTTGCTGCCCTTGTCCGTTCGACAAGCGGGACGCTTGTCGCT comes from the Planctomycetota bacterium genome and includes:
- a CDS encoding DUF4832 domain-containing protein — its product is MSAAGRSRWRDVFGPQEVIQRVRPKESGANLPNPHKGTTTFQRFNGAPLFPGLTWDDEHGPEVFEPFDGNLANPQYPDTTLAYCRWTWRALEPEKGRFRWDIVDGALEAGRVRGQTVQVRVQPYVRAMPDWYWALGARALAGGKMEGRREPDANDPLYLEHWGGFVRAFAERYDGHPDLESFDIAYAGPCGETGGNATPDTAARLTDIYLHGFRRTQLVSMLGTHGCAHAANTGRRIGWRADCFGDLSRAKAPGIVPDDLCWCHMLDLYPKEVVQCGVADAWKTAPVTLETCWTVGHWVKEGWDVDWILDQGLKYHLSVFMPKSSYIPDAVREKIDAFNRRMGYRFVLRQMILPLEAKPGQRIAFEMFVDNVGVAPIYRPYRLAFRFRQGGEEHIVLSNADVRAWMPDHTWFSDEIVFPPALERGETKVDIGLVDAATLTPRVRLAIEPVLPDGWHPMTSLDVV
- a CDS encoding AAA family ATPase — protein: MGASIEARAAEFAREFAALRNAVGQVIVGHEEVLEGVLTGLYAAGHCLLEGAPGLGKTLLVRTLSDALDVTFARVQFTPDLMPADIMGTNLLAEDEAGRRTFRFQPGPLFANLVLADEVNRATPKTQSALLEAMQEGTVTVGRATHPLPAPFFVLATQNPIEMEGTYPLPEAQLDRFLFKLLVRYSSREELNTILERTTEAAAPRTGKVLDGPRVLDGVALARQVVVAPHVRDYAARLVLATHPGGEFAVDLVNRFVRYGASPRGAQALILAGKVRALASGRYNVGFEDVRAFAAPALRHRLILNFEGEAEGVTTDQIIAQAVERTPVSPVR
- a CDS encoding glycosyltransferase family 39 protein gives rise to the protein MRASAVLSLGLPIAVGACLMGVGLRAGWYGSFDANGALYSTAARNYLRHGLRATRGGQVCNAGQLRPDEFRFYAHHPPGVSLALAAGFAALGESEGAARLLFLLFTLGAAACLHRIARQVAGEAAAFLAATTFVLQPMVALYGRMPDHEAPAAFFALLLTLLYLRWQRDGRRRWLAAMSAAACLGVWFAWVVAAVPWLLLAYHTALRRKGAPWLLLPAAFGALGFLAVLGHVALVEGGLGELWRALGHRLGTRASDRAAEGSFGAADFVSRMGVYFWRGFSGVSAALAAACVLGLGRPRSGGLLLVATLAAWALLNVLAFRQGAYVHIYYQFYLAIPIALLSGMALAAVWRRGRSPVWPLAALVLLAAAGFEAQHKLAPARRGAALDAFYPGQARLAEHLRANTRFEDRILLWADRYHNLRQVTYYADRNLRVATDPAEAARLWAQGGFTRAFRIVNLDEGDLQPLLGFTAPATQESSPPPAQ
- the surE gene encoding 5'/3'-nucleotidase SurE; protein product: MRILLTNDDGINAPGLAALRRAACGLGEVAVVAPDTERSGVAHSITLAQPLRIRRIYHGEEFFGFGINGAPADCVKLACREILGALPDLLLSGINLGCNAGINVLYSGTVAAAIEGAMLGIPSVAFSVGEVEKPDFEQAGRVARAVLDLVLASAMPRRTLLNVNIPGSGAGVKGIRLTHQSRTTYHELYEKRLDPWGRAYFWITAELARDYEQEPESDLRALAEGYVSVTPLHYDLTDYEAIPALRARLDRDSPLGVD
- the dnaJ gene encoding molecular chaperone DnaJ: MDEPDYYQCLGVDKKATKDEINRAFRKLAKKYHPDRNPGDKNAERRFKEISVAHDVLSDDEKRRQYDRLREARARGFATGDFSDLSDFLRSSGARGAQGGRAAGFDFSDIFSSFFGERPPGGAAGPRRGDDIVQTIEIPFETAINGGTVALRVQRAEACATCRGTGARPGSTPKPCATCRGTGTVQAAQGCFSFSRPCPDCLGRGQRVTNPCPACGGQGRALRLRSLSVKIPRGVQEGARIRLSGEGEPGAGGGPPGDRYLEIHIRPHSLFERHGHDIYSDVEINIVQAALGTTVPVRTLAGEVQLRIPPGTSSGAKLRLRGKGAPTPAGEHGDHYVRIRITAPKNLTQAQADLLRRFAHEARLPT